In Zingiber officinale cultivar Zhangliang chromosome 8B, Zo_v1.1, whole genome shotgun sequence, a single genomic region encodes these proteins:
- the LOC122014444 gene encoding beta-D-xylosidase 1-like: MAISNSSLIFPSLLLAVAFAASALVGGGSAAAFACGSGSATKALPFCQPGRPIRERARDLIARLTVAEKVAMLVNNAAGVPRLGIPRYEWWSEALHGVAVSPGVHFGGDYPSATSFPQVISSAATFNASLWELMGKVVSDEARALYNSGRAGLTYWSPNVNIYRDPRWGRGQETPGEDPAVSARYAAAYVRGLQQPSGGNRGLSRLKVAACCKHYTAYDLDNWKGYDRFHFNAKVSKQDLEDTYNVPFKACVLDGGVASVMCSYNQVNGVPSCADPNLLRNTIRGQWRLNGYIVSDCDSVGVFYNAQHYGSRPEDAVAYALKAGLDLDCGPFLAQYTENALRQGKVSEANIDSALTHTVAVQMRLGLFDGENQPFRDIGLSDLCSNSHRSLALEAARQAIVLLKNRAKTLPLSPSRLRTVAVIGPNSDATTTMIGNYAGIPCAYTSPLKGIASYARTVHAVGCTSVACAGEQPVDAAVEAARHADAVVLVVGLDLSIEAEGRDRFDLLLPGRQQELITAVAKASKGPTVLVLMSGGPLDVSFAEADPNVDAILWAGYPGQAGGAAIADVIFGAHNPGGKLPVTWYPQFYVDKVAMTDMAMRPNPSTGYPGRSYRFYSGPVVYPFGHGLSYSVFTHSLALAPSRLSVRLAGTQTNPLNSTTNRAVRVKHAQCNGLAVPVHVDVTNAGDRDGAHAVLVYWRPPAGHAAAARQLVAFEKVHVAAGERVRVALGLDVCTDLTVADVYGVRRIPLGDHSFEIGELTHTLSLQGDSLQW, encoded by the exons ATGGCGATCTCCAACTCCTCGCTGATCTTCCCCTCTCTCCTTCTCGCCGTGGCCTTCGCCGCATCTGCGCTCGTCGGCGGCGGATCGGCGGCTGCATTCGCCTGCGGGAGCGGCAGTGCAACCAAGGCGCTGCCGTTCTGCCAGCCGGGTCGCCCGATCCGGGAGCGCGCGCGCGACCTGATCGCGCGGCTTACGGTGGCGGAGAAGGTGGCGATGCTGGTGAACAATGCGGCCGGGGTCCCGAGGCTCGGCATCCCTCGCTACGAGTGGTGGTCGGAGGCGCTCCACGGCGTGGCTGTCAGCCCCGGCGTCCATTTCGGCGGCGACTACCCCTCCGCCACTAGCTTTCCGCAGGTCATCTCCTCCGCCGCCACCTTCAATGCCTCCCTCTGGGAGCTCATGGGCAAG GTAGTGTCAGATGAAGCGCGGGCGTTGTACAACAGCGGAAGGGCGGGGCTCACGTACTGGAGCCCCAATGTGAACATCTATCGGGACCCGCGGTGGGGCCGCGGCCAGGAGACCCCCGGCGAGGACCCTGCTGTCTCCGCCCGTTACGCCGCCGCCTACGTCCGCGGCCTCCAGCAGCCCTCCGGCGGCAACCGCGGCCTCTCCCGCCTCAAGGTCGCCGCCTGCTGCAAGCACTACACCGCCTACGACCTCGACAACTGGAAAGGCTACGATCGCTTCCATTTCAACGCTAAG GTGAGCAAGCAAGATCTGGAGGACACGTACAATGTGCCCTTCAAGGCATGCGTGCTCGACGGCGGAGTGGCGAGCGTGATGTGCTCCTACAATCAAGTTAATGGCGTCCCCAGCTGCGCCGATCCCAACCTCCTCCGCAACACCATCCGCGGCCAATGGAGGCTCAACGGCTATATCGTCTCCGACTGTGACTCAGTCGGCGTCTTCTACAACGCGCAACACTACGGCTCCAGACCCGAAGACGCCGTCGCCTACGCGCTCAAAGCCG GGTTGGACTTGGACTGCGGGCCGTTCCTGGCGCAGTACACGGAGAACGCGCTGAGACAGGGCAAAGTGAGCGAGGCAAACATCGACTCCGCGCTGACGCACACTGTGGCTGTGCAGATGAGGCTCGGCCTGTTCGATGGAGAAAATCAGCCGTTCCGTGACATCGGTCTGAGCGATCTGTGCTCCAATTCGCACCGGAGTCTCGCACTCGAGGCCGCACGCCAAGCTATTGTTCTGCTCAAGAACCGAGCCAAGACGCTCCCGCTATCACCCTCCCGCCTACGAACGGTCGCCGTCATCGGCCCCAACTCGGATGCCACTACCACCATGATCGGAAACTACGCCG GCATTCCTTGTGCGTACACAAGCCCGCTGAAGGGCATCGCTAGCTACGCGAGGACGGTCCATGCGGTGGGATGCACCAGCGTCGCCTGCGCTGGGGAGCAGCCCGTCGACGCCGCGGTGGAGGCGGCAAGGCATGCCGACGCGGTCGTTCTGGTGGTGGGCCTTGACCTGTCAATTGAGGCCGAGGGGCGGGACCGTTTCGACCTCCTTCTTCCTGGCCGGCAGCAGGAGCTGATCACGGCGGTAGCCAAGGCTTCCAAAGGTCCCACCGTGCTCGTCCTCATGAGCGGCGGCCCCCTCGATGTCTCCTTTGCTGAGGCAGATCCCAATGTCGACGCCATCCTCTGGGCCGGCTACCCCGGCCAGGCCGGCGGCGCCGCCATCGCCGACGTCATTTTTGGCGCGCATAATCCAG GCGGTAAACTGCCGGTGACGTGGTACCCTCAATTCTACGTAGACAAAGTCGCAATGACCGACATGGCCATGCGGCCCAACCCTTCCACAGGCTATCCAGGCCGGTCGTACAGATTCTACAGCGGCCCGGTGGTGTACCCCTTCGGCCACGGCCTGAGCTACAGCGTGTTCACTCACTCGCTGGCCCTTGCTCCGTCCCGGCTCTCGGTTCGGCTGGCAGGCACCCAAACCAATCCGCTCAACTCCACCACCAACCGGGCGGTCCGGGTCAAACATGCCCAATGCAACGGCCTCGCCGTTCCCGTCCACGTCGACGTAACCAACGCCGGCGATCGCGACGGCGCTCACGCAGTGCTAGTGTATTGGCGCCCGCCGGCCGGGCACGCGGCCGCCGCCAGGCAACTGGTCGCGTTCGAAAAGGTGCACGTGGCTGCCGGGGAGCGGGTGAGGGTGGCCCTGGGCCTCGACGTGTGCACGGATCTCACGGTGGCGGACGTCTACGGGGTCCGACGAATTCCCCTGGGGGACCACAGCTTTGAGATCGGCGAGTTGACGCACACCTTGTCGTTGCAGGGCGACTCGTTGCAGTGGTAG